A window from Mytilus galloprovincialis chromosome 8, xbMytGall1.hap1.1, whole genome shotgun sequence encodes these proteins:
- the LOC143043796 gene encoding coronin-7-like, with amino-acid sequence MAWRFKASKYKNSAPKLLKREEWIGDISAGNLPSSCGNHIKASCQYMAFNVDTSGGGNLAILPINTSGRLTTALPMLKAHGDFVTDFEFSPFDDFLLATGSADNTIKVWQFPEDNANLTETISDVSPVVVLPGQQRRIENVTWNPVADNILTVTSHNTVKLFDVSQGTEKCCIDSHKDQIQSVSWKGDGSCLVTSCKDKLLRVIDPRSSAVQQEGSGHQNIKDSRAVWLGNKDNIVTTGFDSSRNREISIWDSRNMSSSLNTVSVDASSGTLIPLYDADTGMIFFAGKGDNTIKYCEITDKTPYLQENSVASTEQIKGAGLVPKLAVNVMAGEVNRILILTKSNVLPTPYIVPRKSYKEFHDDLFPDTPCGEPALSTDDWFSGQNAQVQCTSLDPAKRKKRQTGSRTIGSKGDNQTNSISKTKEITKPKETSKSVIQDTKDIPQTTKPENSGKDTSNVIPKQATPTKVTTDTPTKESAGTPTKRSSDTPKEQSPALTSANKPVTKVFTAVRQSKFKYLKGHTLHKSLHIDNIRKLYHGVPGESDMFYANQTRCVVPVEGAGGLLSVLEFNKPGRLADTGTPVLQHKSKATDYVWDPFNDSRLAVSCDDAKVWIWNIPEGGLTETVTEPSMYLRGHTEKLYFVRFHPLASDILVSSAYDFTVRIWDLTEGKEKLQLTTHPDQVFCVAWSPDGRYLATVCKDGKVRIFDPRKSPDAIKEGEGPDGPRGARVVWALNGKYLVITGFDKLCSRQLYVYDVDKLESPLYIHQLDFNPAVLVPYYDDDSQTLFVTGRGDGIVHSFEISTEHPHIFPLSPVQFDGLHQALSFLPKTCCDVKKIEFAKGWRLTNNTVEPVSFTLPRVKTEYFQDDVFPDTKVIDKPVMTSAEWFSGANTPPRTVSLRPKDMKPLSEAPVEAPKERKYESFNPNTYKSDEQKKEELLDAVTKKLEIKESPLPQDLAEGVDDDEWINRLLCLH; translated from the exons GAATGGATTGGAGATATTTCTGCTGGAAATTTACCAAGCTCATGTGGCAACCATATCAAAGCTAGTTGTCAATATATGGCCTTTAATGTAGATACTTCAG gaGGAGGTAATCTTGCCATTTTACCAATAAATACGTCAGGGAGATTGACAACTGCATTGCCAATGTTGAAGGCACATGGAG ATTTTGTAACAGATTTTGAGTTTTCTCCCTTTGATGACTTCCTCTTGGCAACTGGTTCAGCAGATAACACA ataaaaGTTTGGCAGTTTCCAGAGGACAATGCTAACCTGACAGAGACCATATCAGATGTTAGTCCTGTTGTAGTGTTACCTGGCCAACAGCGTAGGATAGAGAATGTTACATGGAACCCAGTAGCTGATAACATATTGACTGTTACCTCACACAATACAGTTAAATTGTTTGATGTATCTCAGGGAACAGAAAAATGTT GTATAGACAGTCACAAAGACCAGATACAAAGTGTTAGCTGGAAAGGTGATGGATCTTGTTTAGTGACCTCATGTAAAGATAAACTTCTCAGAGTTATAGATCCTCGTTCATCTGCTGTGCAACAG GAAGGATCAGGACATCAGAATATAAAAGATTCCAGGGCTGTATGGTTAGGTAATAAAGACAACATAGTTACAACAGGATTTGATAGT TCAAGAAATAGAGAAATTAGTATCTGGGACAGTAGAAACATGTCTTCTTCTTTAAACACAGTATCAGTTGATGCATCCTCAGG GACTTTAATACCATTGTATGATGCTGACACTGGTATGATCTTCTTTGCTGGCAAG GGAGACAACACAATCAAATATTGTGAAATCACAGACAAGACTCCATATTTACAGGAAA attcaGTAGCCTCCACTGAACAGATAAAAGGAGCAGGACTGGTACCTAAGCTAGCGGTAAATGTAATGGCAGGGGAGGTTAACAGAATATTGATATTGACGAAGTCAAATGTTTTACCTACTCCCTATATAGTACCCAGAAAG TCTTACAAAGAATTCCATGACGATCTGTTCCCAGACACACCTTGTGGGGAACCAGCATTATCCACTGATGACTGGTTCTCTGGTCAAAATGCTCAG GTACAATGTACAAGTTTAGATCCAGCAAAGAGAAAGAAAAGGCAAACAGGAAGTAGGACAATAGGCAGCAAGGGAGATAATCAGACCAATAGCATCAGTAAAACCAAAGAGATTACAAAACCAAAG GAAACAAGCAAATCTGTGATACAAGATACCAAAGACATTCCACAAACCACTAAACCAGAGAACTCAGGAAAAGATACATCAAATGTCATTCCAAAACAAGCCACACCCACTAAAGTAACTACAGACACACCCACCAAGGAAAGTGCTGGCACGCCCACCAAAAGAAGTTCAGACACACCTAAGGAACAAAGCCCTGCCTTAACTTCAGCTAATAAACCTGTCACCAAAGTATTTACAG CTGTTCGACAATCAAAGTTCAAATATCTGAAAGGTCACACACTACACAAAAGTCTTCATATAGATAATATAAGAAAACTTTATCATGGGGTACCAGGAGAAAGTGACATGTTCTATGCTAACCAAACAAGATGTGTAGTACCAGTGGAAGGAGCTGGTGGCCTTCTCTCTGTTCTAGAG TTCAATAAACCAGGAAGATTAGCAGACACTGGGACTCCAGTATTACAACATAAAAGTAAAGCTACTGACTATGTGTGGGATCCATTCAATGATAGCAGACTAGCTGTGt CATGTGATGATGCTAAAGTATGGATCTGGAACATACCAGAGGGAGGACTTACAGAAACAGTTACAGAACCTTCCATGTATCTTAGGG gACACACAGAGAAGCTGTATTTTGTCAGATTCCATCCATTAGCCAGTGATATACTTGTTTCATCAGCTTATGACTTTACTGTTAGAATATGGGATTTAACTGAAGGCAAGGAAAAACTACAGCTCACAACACATCCAGATCAG GTGTTCTGTGTAGCATGGAGTCCTGATGGCAGATACCTGGCTACAGTGTGTAAAGATGGAAAAGTCAGAATATTTGATCCAAGAAAGTCACCAGATGCTATAAAG GAAGGAGAAGGCCCAGATGGACCAAGAGGAGCCAGAGTTGTTTGGGCATTGAACGGGAAATATCTGGTTATAACTGGATTTGACAA actCTGCAGCAGACAGCTATACGTTTATGACGTAGATAAATTGGAATCTCCTCTGTACATTCATCAGTTAGATTTTAATCCTGCAGTACTGGTACCCTACTATGATGATGATAGTCAAACACTGTTTGTAACAGGAAGG GGTGACGGAATTGTCCACAGTTTTGAGATATCCACAGAACATCCACATATCTTTCCACTGTCTCCGGTCCAATTTGACGGACTCCACCAGGCTCTATCATTCCTACCCAAGACATGCTGTGATGTCAAGAAAATAGAGTTTGCTAAAGGTTGGAGGTTAACAAATAACACTGTTGAACCAGTTTCCTTTACACTTCCCAGAGTTAAG ACTGAATATTTCCAAGATGATGTCTTCCCTGATACCAAGGTCATTGACAAACCAGTTATGACCAGTGCAGAGTGGTTTTCAGGGGCCAATACTCCTCCCCGAACTGTCAGTCTGAGACCAAAGGATATGAAGCCAT TGAGTGAGGCACCTGTAGAGGCTCCAAAAGAGAGGAAATATGAAAGTTTTAATCCTAATACATATAAAAGTGATGAACAGAAGAAAGAAGAG ttACTTGATGCAGTGACAAAGAAATTAGAAATAAAAGAATCGCCATTACCACAAGATTTAGCTGAAGGTGTTGACGATGATGAATGG ATAAATAGACTTTTATGCTTACATTAA